A genome region from Solirubrobacter pauli includes the following:
- a CDS encoding response regulator, producing the protein MGIRVFHCDDSEAFTRLVAFWLADYDDIVHAGQAHTAQGALEALAGTEADVVLLDTLGKPGDDTLLRAIREVAPGVKVIVYSGYVRLMQEGALGEGADAYLEKGDDDGPLIEAIRKVVA; encoded by the coding sequence ATGGGGATCAGGGTGTTCCACTGCGACGACTCCGAGGCGTTCACGCGCCTCGTCGCGTTCTGGTTGGCCGACTACGACGACATCGTCCACGCCGGGCAGGCCCACACGGCGCAGGGCGCGCTCGAAGCGCTGGCCGGCACCGAGGCGGACGTCGTCCTCCTGGACACGCTCGGCAAGCCCGGCGACGACACGCTGCTGCGCGCGATCCGCGAGGTCGCCCCGGGCGTGAAGGTGATCGTCTACTCCGGCTACGTGCGACTGATGCAAGAGGGTGCGCTCGGCGAAGGCGCCGACGCCTACCTCGAGAAGGGCGACGACGACGGCCCGCTCATCGAGGCCATCCGCAAAGTCGTCGCCTGA
- a CDS encoding type IA DNA topoisomerase, whose protein sequence is MSKTLVIAEKPSVGRDLTRALPGAFAKHEGYLESDSHVVTWAVGHLVQLAEPDEYDAKYKKWRMNDLPIVPPKFKLVVRDERSRKQMTVITRMLKRDDVSLVVNACDAGREGELIFAWTFEKAGAKKPVQRLWLSSMTAKAIKDAFSSLKPASEFAKLEEAARSRSEADWIVGMNATRAATIRLRSSFDGAVSLGRVQTPTLAIIARREEEIRAFVPEPYWLVDATFETVDDPRRYTGRFHAGAQPRLKTAEEAAEIVAAVQGGRGTITKLEKTKRSEKAPLLYDLTSLQREANTRFGFSARRTLAAAQRCYEEHKVLTYPRTNSRFLPTDMIPEIKPIAGLLGTQREYAKASAYVTGLDVLPLGRVINDAKVTDHHAIIPTNSDHKVDKLSDDDRRIYDMVTRRFLAVFHPDAVFENTRLETTVAEHVFRTRGRVLLEPGWRGVYGEGLEERGGDDDEAPDQQLPKLVQGEQADVREVGAEEKITQPPRRYSDASLLGAMETAGKLVEDDELREAMKDSGIGTPATRAAIIERLIDVGYVERDGRALVCTEKGLSVIRLLGEHPLTSPSLTGDWEHRLSKIEEGDEARSNFMADIAQFADATVHELDEKLKEVKIPRANLGPCPVCGHDIVENRKGFSCWGREDPGCGFVIWKSKAGKTLPPAVARELISRGRTEKPVTGFKGRSGRSFRAKLALMQTEDGKWRVEFDEPWAREGAKPPEGEEAAASGAAETTAPAAASSSQPEAA, encoded by the coding sequence ATGAGCAAGACCCTCGTCATCGCCGAGAAGCCGTCCGTCGGCCGAGACCTGACGCGGGCGCTGCCCGGCGCCTTCGCGAAGCATGAGGGGTACCTCGAGTCGGACTCCCACGTGGTCACGTGGGCGGTCGGCCACCTCGTGCAGCTCGCCGAGCCCGACGAGTACGACGCGAAGTACAAGAAGTGGCGCATGAACGACCTGCCGATCGTTCCGCCGAAGTTCAAGCTCGTCGTCCGCGACGAGCGCTCGCGCAAGCAGATGACCGTGATCACGCGGATGCTCAAGCGCGACGACGTCTCGCTGGTCGTCAACGCCTGCGACGCCGGGCGCGAGGGCGAGCTGATCTTCGCCTGGACGTTCGAGAAGGCGGGCGCGAAGAAGCCGGTCCAGCGCCTGTGGCTGTCCTCGATGACCGCCAAGGCGATCAAGGACGCGTTCTCGTCGCTGAAGCCCGCGTCCGAGTTCGCGAAGCTCGAGGAGGCCGCGCGGTCGCGGTCCGAGGCGGACTGGATCGTCGGCATGAACGCCACGCGCGCGGCGACGATCCGCCTGCGCTCCTCGTTCGACGGCGCCGTGTCCCTCGGGCGCGTGCAGACGCCGACGCTGGCGATCATCGCCCGGCGCGAGGAGGAGATCCGCGCGTTCGTCCCCGAGCCGTACTGGCTCGTCGACGCGACGTTCGAGACGGTGGACGACCCGCGCCGGTACACGGGCCGCTTCCACGCCGGCGCGCAGCCGCGCCTGAAGACCGCCGAGGAGGCCGCCGAGATCGTGGCCGCCGTGCAGGGCGGGCGCGGCACGATCACCAAGCTCGAGAAGACCAAGCGCTCCGAGAAGGCACCGCTGCTGTACGACCTGACGTCGCTGCAGCGGGAGGCCAACACGCGCTTCGGGTTCTCCGCCCGCCGCACGCTGGCGGCCGCGCAGCGCTGCTACGAGGAGCACAAGGTCCTCACGTATCCGCGTACGAACTCGCGCTTCCTGCCGACGGACATGATCCCGGAGATCAAGCCGATCGCCGGGCTGCTCGGCACGCAGCGCGAGTACGCCAAGGCGTCCGCGTACGTGACGGGGCTGGACGTGCTGCCGCTGGGCCGCGTCATCAACGACGCGAAGGTCACCGACCACCACGCGATCATCCCGACGAACTCCGACCACAAGGTCGACAAGCTCTCCGACGACGACCGCCGCATCTACGACATGGTCACGCGGCGCTTCCTGGCCGTGTTCCACCCGGACGCCGTGTTCGAGAACACGCGTCTGGAGACCACCGTCGCCGAGCACGTCTTCCGCACGCGCGGCCGCGTGCTGCTCGAGCCCGGCTGGCGTGGCGTCTACGGCGAGGGCCTGGAGGAGCGCGGCGGCGACGACGACGAGGCGCCCGACCAGCAGCTCCCGAAGCTCGTCCAGGGCGAGCAGGCGGACGTGCGCGAGGTCGGCGCCGAGGAGAAGATCACGCAGCCACCGCGGCGGTACAGCGACGCCTCGCTGCTCGGCGCGATGGAGACGGCCGGCAAGCTCGTCGAGGACGACGAGCTGCGCGAGGCCATGAAGGACTCGGGCATCGGCACGCCCGCCACGCGCGCCGCGATCATCGAGCGCCTGATCGACGTCGGCTACGTCGAGCGCGACGGCCGCGCGCTGGTCTGCACCGAGAAGGGGCTGTCGGTCATCCGGCTCCTGGGCGAGCACCCGCTGACCTCACCGTCGCTGACCGGCGACTGGGAGCACCGGCTCTCCAAGATCGAAGAGGGCGACGAGGCGCGGTCGAACTTCATGGCCGACATCGCCCAGTTCGCCGACGCGACCGTCCACGAGCTCGACGAGAAGCTCAAGGAAGTCAAGATCCCGCGCGCCAACCTCGGCCCGTGCCCGGTCTGCGGCCACGACATCGTCGAGAACCGCAAGGGCTTCTCCTGCTGGGGCCGCGAGGACCCGGGCTGCGGCTTCGTCATCTGGAAGAGCAAGGCCGGCAAGACGCTGCCGCCGGCCGTCGCCCGCGAGCTGATCTCCCGCGGCCGCACCGAGAAGCCGGTCACCGGCTTCAAGGGCCGCTCGGGCCGCTCGTTCCGCGCGAAGCTCGCCCTGATGCAGACCGAGGACGGCAAGTGGCGCGTCGAGTTCGACGAGCCGTGGGCGCGTGAAGGCGCCAAGCCGCCCGAGGGCGAAGAGGCCGCCGCCAGCGGCGCTGCCGAGACGACCGCTCCCGCTGCGGCATCGTCGTCGCAGCCCGAAGCCGCGTAG
- a CDS encoding FHA domain-containing protein has product MSHPRFDDDTQYTGTLPGTEMLRVSTRPEPPAWLQEARAGLGEAGRYLAFEQDERIVVIPVTREWTRIGRSLAADIRFDDATVSRRHALIASEEGGVRVLDDRSLNGIQVNGRRVEWSPLTDGDEVLIGRHALYFLDTVAVPSSAHPAAITE; this is encoded by the coding sequence TTGAGTCACCCACGATTCGACGACGACACCCAGTACACCGGCACGCTGCCGGGTACGGAGATGTTGCGCGTCTCAACACGTCCGGAGCCACCCGCATGGCTCCAGGAGGCCCGCGCCGGCCTGGGCGAGGCCGGCCGCTACCTGGCGTTCGAGCAGGACGAGCGGATCGTCGTCATCCCGGTCACCCGGGAGTGGACGCGGATCGGCCGCTCGCTCGCCGCCGACATCCGCTTCGACGACGCGACCGTCTCGCGCCGCCACGCCCTGATCGCCAGCGAGGAGGGCGGCGTCCGCGTGCTCGACGACCGCTCGCTCAACGGCATCCAGGTCAACGGCCGGCGCGTGGAGTGGAGCCCGCTGACCGACGGCGACGAGGTCCTGATCGGCCGTCACGCGTTGTACTTCCTGGACACCGTGGCGGTGCCCAGCTCCGCCCACCCGGCAGCCATCACCGAGTAG
- a CDS encoding penicillin-binding transpeptidase domain-containing protein — MARRHVIASPKRFAPLAASAAVALLGGMVVGARHVPPEKRTVEAFAAAYERGDQRAMYALLSDEARRRTSLERMQRTYKQAAETLTLEQVRVGRVEQADRVPVALETRIFGTLRGVLVLTTGERKDQDPGIDWTSELVYPGLHRGEKLKRETTLPERASILARDGTPLAKGPDRLSDLGPLASEIAGRIGPAPEERRAELAKRGVPDGAPVGLTGLERQFDARLSGTPGGVLYAGGRVLARKEAVRGADVKATIDPKIQRGAVEALAGRYGGIAVIAPKTGEVLALAGIATSAPQPPGSTFKIVTLAGVLQNKVAKRTDSYEVTDRTTIEGVDIQNANGEYCGGSLRTSFAHSCNSVFAPLGAKLGAEKLVATAEAFGFNQDPSVAGAARSTIPPADEIGDDLAVGSTAIGQGKVLATPLQMAVVGATVAADGVKATPTLLRGDDPRTTRVMSKSVASTIKSYMRTVVTDGTGGAAALPNVKVSGKTGTAELRTTVKEEPPPEVTDPDAVTPPEDDTTDTDAWFVAFAPYNDPEVAVAALFVAQGTGGDTAAPAARVVLDAAF; from the coding sequence GTGGCCCGCCGACACGTCATCGCCAGCCCGAAGCGCTTCGCCCCGCTCGCCGCGTCCGCCGCGGTCGCGTTGCTGGGCGGGATGGTGGTCGGCGCGCGCCACGTGCCGCCGGAGAAGCGGACCGTCGAGGCCTTCGCGGCCGCGTACGAGCGCGGCGACCAGCGCGCCATGTACGCGCTGCTGTCCGACGAGGCCCGCCGGCGTACGAGCCTCGAGCGCATGCAGCGCACGTACAAGCAGGCCGCGGAGACCCTCACGCTGGAGCAGGTCCGCGTCGGGCGCGTCGAGCAGGCCGACCGCGTCCCGGTCGCGCTCGAGACCCGCATCTTCGGCACCTTGCGCGGCGTCCTCGTGCTCACGACCGGCGAGCGCAAGGACCAGGACCCAGGCATCGACTGGACGTCGGAGCTCGTCTACCCCGGCCTGCACCGCGGCGAGAAGCTCAAGCGCGAGACGACGCTGCCCGAGCGCGCGTCGATCCTCGCCCGCGACGGCACGCCGCTGGCCAAGGGGCCGGACCGCTTGTCGGATCTCGGACCGCTCGCCTCGGAGATCGCCGGCCGGATCGGCCCCGCGCCGGAGGAGCGCCGGGCCGAGCTCGCCAAGCGCGGCGTGCCCGACGGCGCCCCGGTTGGGCTCACCGGCCTCGAGCGCCAGTTCGACGCCCGCCTGTCCGGCACCCCCGGCGGCGTGCTCTACGCCGGCGGCCGCGTGCTCGCCCGCAAGGAGGCGGTCCGCGGCGCCGACGTGAAGGCCACGATCGACCCGAAGATCCAGCGCGGCGCCGTCGAGGCGCTCGCGGGCCGCTACGGCGGGATCGCCGTGATCGCGCCCAAGACGGGCGAGGTGCTCGCGCTCGCGGGAATCGCGACGTCCGCGCCCCAGCCGCCCGGCAGCACGTTCAAGATCGTCACGCTCGCCGGCGTGCTGCAGAACAAGGTCGCCAAGCGCACGGACAGCTACGAGGTGACCGACCGCACGACGATCGAGGGCGTCGACATCCAGAACGCCAACGGCGAGTACTGCGGCGGCTCGCTGCGCACCTCGTTCGCCCACTCGTGCAACAGCGTCTTCGCGCCGCTGGGCGCGAAGCTCGGCGCGGAGAAGCTGGTCGCGACCGCCGAGGCCTTCGGCTTCAACCAGGACCCGTCGGTCGCGGGCGCCGCCCGGTCCACGATCCCGCCCGCGGACGAGATCGGCGACGACCTCGCGGTCGGCTCCACCGCGATCGGGCAGGGCAAGGTCCTCGCCACACCGCTGCAGATGGCGGTCGTCGGCGCGACCGTGGCCGCGGACGGCGTGAAGGCCACCCCGACGCTCCTGCGGGGCGACGACCCGCGCACCACCCGCGTGATGAGCAAGAGCGTCGCGAGCACGATCAAGAGCTACATGCGCACCGTCGTCACCGACGGCACCGGCGGCGCGGCCGCGCTCCCGAACGTGAAGGTGTCGGGCAAGACCGGCACCGCGGAGCTGCGGACGACGGTCAAGGAGGAGCCGCCGCCGGAGGTCACCGACCCCGACGCCGTCACGCCGCCCGAGGACGACACGACGGACACGGACGCCTGGTTCGTGGCCTTCGCGCCGTACAACGACCCGGAGGTCGCGGTCGCGGCGCTGTTCGTGGCCCAGGGCACGGGCGGCGATACCGCCGCCCCTGCCGCGCGGGTCGTGCTCGACGCCGCCTTCTAG
- a CDS encoding MarP family serine protease, protein MTGIDWLIVGVVVLLGLFGWAQGFVAGALALVGFAAGAFVGTRVGPLVLEEGSRSPWSPAFALIGALIAGMVFAIGFEGIGARLRGRVRSPAATALDGFLGSVLTACVGIGIVWVLGALALANGGEARREVQRSTLLQAINTVLPPSSGLLDALARLDPFPSIDGPEANVAAPTAGIARAEGVRAAAASVVKILGNACGLGVEGSGWVAGDGLVVTNAHVVAGQKDTRVLVRGREPGQDAVVVSFDPKNDLAVLRVDGLDAPALTLAVKPKSGTSAAILGFPGNGPYDVRAGRVGQTREVITQDAYGQGPVRRTITSLRGAVRSGNSGGPMVDKDGQVVTTVFAATTSGPRGGFGVPNAIAAAALERARTSSGVSTGPCTS, encoded by the coding sequence GTGACGGGGATCGACTGGCTGATCGTGGGCGTCGTGGTGCTGCTCGGCCTGTTCGGCTGGGCGCAGGGTTTTGTCGCCGGGGCGCTCGCGCTCGTCGGGTTCGCGGCCGGTGCGTTCGTCGGCACGCGCGTCGGTCCGCTCGTGCTCGAGGAGGGCAGCCGTTCCCCGTGGTCGCCCGCCTTCGCGCTCATCGGGGCCCTGATCGCGGGCATGGTCTTCGCGATCGGGTTCGAGGGGATCGGGGCGCGATTGCGCGGGCGGGTGCGATCGCCCGCAGCCACCGCGCTCGACGGCTTCTTGGGGTCGGTCCTGACCGCCTGCGTGGGCATCGGCATCGTCTGGGTGCTCGGCGCGTTGGCGCTCGCGAACGGCGGCGAGGCGCGGCGCGAGGTGCAGCGGTCCACGCTCCTGCAGGCCATCAACACCGTGCTGCCGCCGTCCTCCGGCCTACTCGACGCGCTGGCGCGGCTGGACCCGTTCCCGAGCATCGACGGCCCGGAGGCGAACGTGGCCGCCCCGACCGCGGGCATCGCGCGGGCCGAGGGCGTGCGCGCCGCGGCGGCGTCGGTCGTGAAGATCCTGGGCAACGCGTGCGGGCTGGGCGTCGAGGGCTCGGGCTGGGTCGCGGGCGACGGGCTGGTCGTGACCAACGCGCACGTGGTGGCCGGCCAGAAGGACACGCGAGTGCTCGTCCGGGGCCGTGAGCCGGGCCAGGACGCGGTCGTCGTGTCCTTCGACCCCAAGAACGACCTGGCCGTGCTGCGCGTCGACGGGCTGGACGCGCCCGCGCTGACCTTGGCGGTGAAGCCGAAGTCCGGTACGTCGGCCGCGATCCTCGGCTTCCCCGGCAACGGTCCCTACGACGTGCGCGCCGGTCGTGTCGGGCAGACGCGTGAGGTCATCACGCAGGACGCGTACGGCCAGGGTCCCGTGCGGCGGACGATCACGTCATTGCGTGGCGCGGTGCGGTCCGGCAACTCGGGCGGGCCGATGGTCGACAAGGACGGGCAGGTCGTGACGACCGTGTTCGCGGCGACCACCTCGGGGCCGCGTGGCGGCTTCGGCGTCCCGAACGCGATCGCGGCCGCGGCGCTGGAGCGCGCGAGGACCTCCAGCGGGGTCTCGACCGGTCCTTGCACCAGCTAG
- the thrB gene encoding homoserine kinase, whose protein sequence is MHRSRTVRVPASSANLGPGFDVMGAALDLHMEVDVVETGQFAVHTDLKIARDRRNLIVRGFQALAPADGFEFTIRSDIPLSGGLGTSAAAIVAGLVAADSIFELGADVLGEATKIEGHPDNVAAALLGGFVLCVDGHAERFEPPPGLECLLVVPEQAVRTAKAREALPSRIPMSDAVFNIAHASMLVLGLARGDLGLVARGLGDRLHQPRRAHLYPRSWELVQEAKGLGALGATISGAGPTVLVWCDMASTGAVVERLHERADGWADVHRVPFSAAGAEVRF, encoded by the coding sequence GTGCATAGGAGCCGCACCGTCCGGGTTCCCGCGTCCTCGGCCAACCTCGGCCCGGGGTTCGACGTCATGGGCGCGGCGCTCGACCTGCACATGGAGGTCGACGTCGTCGAGACGGGCCAGTTCGCCGTCCACACGGACCTGAAGATCGCGCGTGACCGCCGCAACCTGATCGTCCGCGGCTTCCAGGCGCTCGCGCCGGCCGACGGCTTCGAGTTCACGATCCGGTCGGACATCCCGCTCTCCGGCGGGCTCGGCACGAGCGCGGCGGCGATCGTCGCCGGCCTCGTCGCGGCCGACTCGATCTTCGAGCTCGGCGCCGACGTGCTGGGCGAGGCGACGAAGATCGAGGGCCACCCGGACAACGTGGCCGCGGCGCTGCTCGGCGGTTTCGTGCTGTGCGTGGACGGCCACGCGGAGCGCTTCGAGCCGCCGCCCGGCCTCGAGTGCCTCCTGGTCGTGCCCGAGCAGGCCGTGCGGACCGCCAAGGCCCGCGAGGCGCTCCCGAGCCGGATCCCGATGAGCGACGCGGTCTTCAACATCGCGCACGCCTCGATGCTCGTGCTCGGCCTCGCGCGCGGGGACCTGGGCCTCGTCGCGCGCGGCCTCGGCGACCGGCTGCACCAGCCGCGGCGCGCGCACCTCTACCCGCGCTCGTGGGAGCTCGTCCAGGAGGCCAAGGGCCTCGGCGCGCTGGGGGCGACGATCTCCGGCGCCGGCCCGACCGTGCTCGTCTGGTGCGACATGGCCAGCACCGGCGCGGTGGTGGAGCGACTGCACGAGCGCGCCGACGGGTGGGCCGACGTGCACCGCGTGCCGTTCAGCGCCGCCGGTGCGGAAGTCCGGTTCTGA
- a CDS encoding anti-sigma factor RsbA family regulatory protein: MAFTHQALRYHGTDELLAGILPYVRAGLQQGEPVRVATRAETLEPVRAALGEDAARVELVEIDRNPARIIPFWREFVESHRGPVRGIGEPVYAGRGPAELVECQLHESLLNVAFDEDFTLLCPYDADGLSEQVLHEACRSHAVVDGEPSAHFREEPLPLAPLPPPPTGSRVLGFDLESLSEVRQLVREAGGEPDFVLAVDEVAINSVQHGGGRGIVRLWREDDDLVCDVRDQGIIRDPLAGRMRPDVDAFGGRGLWIANQVCELVQIRPGAVRVRTGLPHRRR; this comes from the coding sequence GTGGCCTTCACCCACCAAGCGCTCCGGTACCACGGGACCGACGAGCTTCTCGCCGGAATCCTGCCCTACGTGCGCGCGGGTCTGCAGCAGGGTGAGCCGGTGCGCGTGGCCACGCGTGCGGAGACGCTGGAGCCGGTGCGGGCCGCGCTCGGCGAGGACGCGGCGCGCGTGGAGCTGGTCGAGATCGACCGCAACCCCGCGCGGATCATCCCCTTCTGGCGCGAGTTCGTGGAGAGCCACCGCGGCCCGGTGCGCGGCATCGGCGAGCCGGTCTACGCCGGTCGTGGGCCGGCGGAGCTCGTCGAGTGCCAGCTGCACGAGTCCCTGCTGAACGTCGCCTTCGACGAGGACTTCACGCTGCTGTGCCCGTACGACGCGGACGGGCTGTCGGAGCAGGTCCTGCACGAGGCGTGCCGCAGCCACGCGGTCGTCGACGGCGAGCCGAGCGCGCACTTCCGCGAGGAGCCGCTGCCGCTCGCGCCGCTGCCGCCCCCACCGACCGGCTCGCGCGTGCTCGGGTTCGACCTCGAGTCCCTGTCGGAGGTCCGTCAGCTCGTGCGCGAGGCGGGCGGTGAGCCCGACTTCGTGCTCGCGGTCGACGAGGTCGCGATCAACAGCGTCCAGCACGGCGGCGGCCGCGGGATCGTGCGCCTGTGGCGCGAGGACGACGACCTGGTGTGCGACGTGCGCGACCAGGGCATCATCCGCGACCCGCTGGCCGGGCGCATGCGACCGGACGTGGACGCCTTCGGCGGCCGCGGGCTGTGGATCGCCAACCAGGTCTGCGAGCTCGTGCAGATCCGGCCGGGCGCGGTTCGCGTCAGAACCGGACTTCCGCACCGGCGGCGCTGA
- a CDS encoding ParA family protein: MADTIAVLSLKGGTGKTTTVRTLADVLRQVGLDVLTVDLDPQGNLSDYFDVPRDATPTVADVLSGDAKASAAVHEGVIPSSLNLAEVERALSGKMGRELVLKKALKDVRKAYDVILVDCPPALGLLTINGLVAADHALISSEAQYFALQGTTGAIELIEQVREYYNDDLELLGVLLNIADMRTTHSRDAYAQLQENYGEKVFDAVIRSSIAYAESAEKALSILDYRPDLGQDYYALADEVLARLGREAARGALAPLLVH; encoded by the coding sequence ATGGCCGACACGATCGCGGTCCTGTCGCTCAAGGGCGGCACGGGCAAGACCACGACGGTTCGCACCCTGGCCGACGTGCTCCGGCAGGTCGGCCTCGACGTGCTGACGGTCGACCTCGACCCGCAGGGCAACCTCTCGGACTACTTCGACGTGCCGCGCGACGCCACGCCGACCGTCGCCGACGTCCTGTCCGGTGACGCGAAGGCCTCCGCCGCCGTCCACGAGGGCGTGATCCCGTCCTCGCTCAACCTCGCCGAGGTCGAGCGTGCGCTCTCCGGCAAGATGGGTCGCGAGCTCGTGCTCAAGAAGGCGCTCAAGGACGTCCGCAAGGCGTACGACGTGATCCTGGTCGACTGCCCGCCGGCGCTCGGCCTGCTGACCATCAACGGGCTCGTCGCCGCCGACCACGCGCTGATCTCGAGCGAGGCGCAGTACTTCGCCCTGCAGGGCACGACGGGCGCGATCGAGCTGATCGAGCAGGTCCGTGAGTACTACAACGACGACCTCGAGCTGCTCGGCGTGCTGCTCAACATCGCCGACATGCGCACCACGCACTCGCGGGACGCGTACGCGCAGCTTCAGGAGAACTACGGCGAGAAGGTCTTCGACGCCGTGATCCGCTCGTCGATCGCCTACGCCGAGTCGGCCGAGAAAGCGCTTTCCATCCTGGACTACCGTCCGGACCTCGGCCAGGACTACTACGCGCTGGCCGACGAGGTGCTCGCACGCCTCGGGCGCGAAGCGGCCCGTGGCGCTTTGGCGCCGTTGCTCGTACACTGA
- the thrC gene encoding threonine synthase, with the protein MGLMTRYADRLPFAPGDPIVTLEEGSTPLVLAERLSERVGKEVWLKVEGANPTGSFKDRGMTCAVSDAVRNGAETVICASTGNTAASLAAYAARAGINGAVIVPDGKIATGKLAQALMHGARVIALRGNFDEALKLVRELTQRHPIALVNSVNPFRLEGQKTAAFELLDSLGELDALCIPVGNAGNVTAYWKGFKEMGAAPRLFGFQAEGAAPLVTGKPFPNPETVASAIRIGNPARWEEAMDAFTSSHGRVAAVSDEQILDAYRFLAANEGVFCEPASAASVAGLLNHGAEDAERVVCVLTGNGLKDPQTALSQAGAVVPCEPEMAAVEKAVLGA; encoded by the coding sequence ATGGGCCTCATGACCCGGTACGCCGACCGGTTGCCGTTCGCCCCCGGCGACCCGATCGTCACGCTCGAAGAGGGCTCGACGCCGCTCGTGCTCGCCGAGCGCCTGTCCGAGCGCGTCGGCAAAGAGGTGTGGCTGAAGGTCGAGGGCGCGAACCCGACCGGCTCGTTCAAGGACCGCGGCATGACGTGCGCGGTCTCCGACGCCGTCCGCAACGGCGCCGAGACCGTCATCTGCGCCTCCACCGGCAACACCGCCGCGTCCCTGGCCGCCTACGCGGCGCGGGCCGGCATCAACGGCGCCGTGATCGTGCCCGACGGCAAGATCGCCACCGGCAAGCTCGCCCAGGCGCTGATGCACGGTGCGCGCGTGATCGCGCTGCGCGGCAACTTCGACGAGGCCCTCAAGCTCGTGCGCGAGCTCACCCAGCGCCACCCGATCGCGCTCGTGAACTCCGTCAACCCGTTCCGGCTCGAGGGCCAGAAGACGGCCGCGTTCGAGCTGCTGGACTCGCTCGGCGAGCTCGACGCGCTCTGCATCCCGGTCGGCAACGCGGGCAACGTCACCGCGTACTGGAAGGGCTTCAAGGAGATGGGCGCCGCGCCGCGGCTGTTCGGCTTCCAGGCCGAGGGCGCCGCGCCGCTCGTGACCGGCAAGCCGTTCCCGAACCCGGAGACCGTCGCGAGCGCGATCCGGATCGGCAACCCGGCCCGCTGGGAGGAGGCGATGGACGCGTTCACCTCCTCGCACGGCCGCGTCGCCGCCGTCAGCGACGAGCAGATCCTCGACGCCTACCGGTTCCTCGCGGCGAACGAGGGCGTGTTCTGCGAGCCGGCCTCGGCGGCCAGCGTCGCCGGGCTGCTCAACCACGGCGCGGAGGACGCCGAGCGCGTCGTCTGCGTGCTCACCGGCAACGGCCTGAAGGATCCGCAGACCGCGCTCTCGCAGGCGGGCGCGGTCGTGCCGTGCGAGCCGGAGATGGCGGCGGTCGAGAAGGCCGTCCTGGGTGCATAG
- a CDS encoding SRPBCC domain-containing protein, producing the protein MDPITAHVVIDRPREEIFEYLADIANHPEFCDHFMKEWRLTRVESYGRGAGARFKLDAPLDRFAWGDMTFIEMQPPYQIVAAGRGGKFNRNETWTTWTLTPSGGATRVEVTTESAPKLPTDRFIETVTGRRAWYTRNLKKALGRLQGNLEDNDERATDRGVRATVGGL; encoded by the coding sequence ATGGACCCCATCACCGCCCACGTCGTCATCGACCGTCCCCGCGAAGAGATCTTCGAGTACCTCGCGGACATCGCCAACCACCCCGAGTTCTGCGACCACTTCATGAAGGAGTGGCGGCTCACGCGGGTCGAGTCCTACGGCCGTGGGGCCGGGGCGCGCTTCAAGCTGGATGCACCGCTGGACCGGTTCGCCTGGGGCGACATGACGTTCATCGAGATGCAGCCGCCGTACCAGATCGTCGCGGCCGGTCGCGGAGGGAAGTTCAACCGCAACGAGACCTGGACCACGTGGACGCTCACGCCTTCGGGCGGTGCCACCCGCGTGGAGGTCACGACGGAGTCCGCGCCCAAGCTGCCGACCGACCGGTTCATCGAGACCGTCACGGGCCGGCGCGCCTGGTACACGCGCAACCTCAAGAAGGCGCTCGGTCGTCTCCAGGGGAACCTCGAGGACAACGACGAGCGCGCGACGGACCGCGGTGTGCGCGCGACCGTCGGCGGGTTGTAA